The DNA segment AGCTTTCGTCCTCTCATCTCTAGGTCGCTCAAAAATTAAACTAGTAGGGCCGAATTCTATAAGCTCCCCAAGGTATAGGAACGCCGCGTAATCGGATACACGCGCCGCCTGCTGCATGTTATGAGTTACTATTATAATAGTAAGATACTCCTTAAGATCTAACATTAAATCCTCTATTTTAGCTGTGGATATAGGATCTAAAGCAGAGCATGGTTCATCCATTAAAAGCACCTCAGGGTTAACAGCTAAAGATCTAGCAATGCAAAGCCTCTGCTGCTGACCTCCTGAAAGACTTAGAGCATTATCCTTCAACCTGTCTTTAACCTCATCCCATAAAGCCGCGCGTTCTAAACTCTCCTGAACAATCTTGTATAGTTTAGATCTACTCCTCACACCGTGTATTAAAGGACCGTAAGCCACATTCGCAAAGATAGATTTAGGGAAGGGATTAGGCTTCTGAAAGACCATACCGATCCTTCTCCGAAGTTCAACCACATCTACGTCATCTCCTATAATATTACGGCCGTCGAAGATAATCTCACCTTCAACACGCGCGTTATCTAGATCACACATACGGTTAAAGGTTCGAATCAATGTTGTTTTACCGCAGCCGGAGGGGCCGATGATCGCGGTTATCCTGTTTTTCTTAATCTCTAAGTTAATAGATTTTAAAACATGCGCTGAACCGAACCATAAATTCAAGTTTCTAACCGAGATAACGCTGGGCAGTGTTTTAAAATCTTCTTGAATAAGAAACTCTTT comes from the Candidatus Odinarchaeum yellowstonii genome and includes:
- the pstB gene encoding phosphate ABC transporter ATP-binding protein PstB, which gives rise to MIVDDDWLKEFLIQEDFKTLPSVISVRNLNLWFGSAHVLKSINLEIKKNRITAIIGPSGCGKTTLIRTFNRMCDLDNARVEGEIIFDGRNIIGDDVDVVELRRRIGMVFQKPNPFPKSIFANVAYGPLIHGVRSRSKLYKIVQESLERAALWDEVKDRLKDNALSLSGGQQQRLCIARSLAVNPEVLLMDEPCSALDPISTAKIEDLMLDLKEYLTIIIVTHNMQQAARVSDYAAFLYLGELIEFGPTSLIFERPRDERTKAYITGRFG